From Methylopila sp. M107, a single genomic window includes:
- a CDS encoding DUF1214 domain-containing protein, with protein sequence MRLVLCALTALALAAVLGLGATWWTVANGLPASGLHIGVWKAEPDIGTLGADPYEIAATARSGEAPLTYGDGLAFTATHDDAGRPLDAACDYELAGELPPVRLWTLTAFRPNGSRLATARSDVSLTSAAAVRRTGAPLTVTLSRRARPGNWLAIEGDGSFVLRLSLYDTTLGTPLERANPTGLLSIRRRACG encoded by the coding sequence GTGCGGCTCGTCCTCTGCGCGCTGACGGCGCTCGCACTTGCGGCCGTGCTCGGTCTCGGCGCGACATGGTGGACGGTCGCGAACGGCCTTCCGGCGAGCGGTCTCCACATCGGCGTCTGGAAGGCTGAGCCCGATATCGGGACGCTCGGCGCCGATCCGTACGAGATCGCGGCGACGGCCCGCTCGGGCGAAGCGCCGCTGACCTATGGCGACGGCCTCGCCTTCACGGCGACGCATGACGACGCCGGCCGGCCGCTCGACGCGGCCTGCGACTACGAACTTGCCGGCGAGCTGCCGCCCGTCCGACTGTGGACGCTGACCGCCTTCCGCCCCAACGGCTCGCGCCTCGCCACCGCCCGCTCCGACGTCTCGCTGACGAGCGCCGCCGCTGTCCGGCGAACCGGCGCGCCGCTCACCGTCACGCTGTCGCGCCGCGCCCGGCCCGGCAACTGGCTGGCGATCGAAGGCGACGGGAGCTTCGTGCTGCGCCTCTCGCTCTACGACACGACGCTCGGCACGCCGCTCGAGCGCGCAAATC